In the Pirellulales bacterium genome, CGTGGATGAACTCGCTATAGCGCAGGCCGCGTTCGCGGACGGCAGCATTGATGCGGATGATCCACAAGCGGCGGAAGTCACGCTTGCGGACGCGGCGATCGCGGAAGGCGTAAACGCCGGCGCGAACCAACGTTTCCTTGGCTGTACGCAGCAGCTTGCCGCGGCCGCCGCGGAAACCCTTGACCTTCTTGAAGAGGCGCTTCTTCGCTTGCGTGCGAGCGGCGCCTTTGGTCGTCCTCATGGCAGTCGACTCCTAAGTCTCACGCTTTCAAGGCCTTCCCTGCTTAAGAGGGAATGTTTGTTGCCCGGCGTGGTGTTTTAATTTTTTCGAACGTGAGTGGTTTGTCGTTTCTCCACTCTTACCGATGGTTAGTAGCATCTGGTGCCCACAGGGCACCCTACAACCTGTGCCCCTCGGGCACCTTGCAACATCAAACTAGTAGCTGTAGCCGCGGAGCGCTTCTTTGATCCGCGTGGCTTCCATAGGAGCCAAGGTCCGGGTACCACGCAGCTTACGGCGGCGCTTCTTGCTGATGTGCGTCGCCAAGTGGCTGGTGCCGGTGCCGCGGTGCATGACCTTGCCGGTGGCGGTCACGCGGAACCGCTTCTTCGAACCCTTGTGTGTTTTTTGCTTTGGCATGGCTTTGATTCCACCCAGGGGGCGGCAAGTTGGCGATAAAGGAAACCGCGATTATAGGGGAAACCGGCCGGCCGTCAAAGAGGGTAAAAACGGGCGGAAGGTCGCTCGGCCCTGCGAATCGCCGTCGGCCGGAAGTCGTCCCCGCGATAGAATCTCGACGTGACATATCCCTCGCTGCAATTCGGACTTCGGTCGGTCGTTGCATTGATAACCGTGGCGGCGATCTCGGCAGCGATATCTGCTCCGTACGTGAGAGGATGGCTCTCGGAGGAGCAAGAGGCGGAATGGATCCCATTGCCCAAGACTCGATGTAGCTTCCACAATCCGCCACCGCCACCGCCACCGCCGAACATGAACAACGTCGAATACTATCGATCATCACCATGACCCGCGACCACCTGCACCACTCCGCCCCCGACGCAAACGCCCCTCGAATGGTAGCCGACGTCTAAAAACGTCGCGGTCAGCCCGGGTTTAATCGAAGTTCGGCGTGCTGACGCTGGTCGTCGATCCTGTCGGCGTCGCGATATGGTGAACCGCGGCGATCTTAGCGTCCGGGAAGAGCCGCTGCGCCTCTCGCAACTGATCGATGTCACGCGTCGTGAGCGTCGATTCCGATGTCGCCTCGCAAATGACAAACATGCAGCGGTCAACGCGCTCGTTGAACAGCCCCAGCAAGCCGGGCGGCGAGGGCATATCTGCGAACGACACTGCCACACCCCGCGCTTCTGCCGCTCGCTGCTGCTGGGCAGCGAAAGCTTGGCGCTCGTGCATCCAATTAACGTCGCGGGCAAGAAACGCGGCGAAAATCGTCACCGCGACCAGCATCGTCCCCAACCCGAACTGAAGTCCGCGGCGGCGCGTGGATGATGCGGTGTGCATGGTTTGAGTTTCCGATTTTGCCAGGCAGCCGTAAAGCAAAAAAGCCGCCCCCGAGGCGTTACCTCGGGGGCGGCCGAATCGTACGTCAATTAACCACTTAACTGCGGGCTGCTTTGCACTCCTTGGCGCACTTGCGGCACGTCTCGGCGCACATCTTGCAACAGTCCTTGTCGGACTTCTCGCACATTTCGGCGCACTCGTTGCACATCTTCTCGCACAGCACGCACGTATCGTACGCCAGCGGCGACCCTGACTCGCAGAGTGCGGCGCAGGCCAGGCAGAAGTGGTGGCACGCCTCGCACTTCTTGGCGCATTTCGGATTGTCCTTCTTGCAGCAATCCTCGCAGTTTTTACAGACCTCGGCGCAGGAACGGCACGACTTTGCACAAGCGTCCGAAACCTTGCCCGCGGCTTGCGCGGTACCAACAAAGGCCAGGCTGCCAGCAAACGTAGCTAATAGAACCAGTAGTGAACGACGATTGGTCATGGGTAATGTTCCCAGGGAAAGATAATGCTGCTAACGCAGCGGTTCAGCGAACGACGAACGCGCGCAGCGCCATCATCAATTCAGCCAGCGGCACAGCCGGGGCCGAATGTCGTTCGTGGGGAGAATGATATTGGCAAGAAAATGCGGCGCATCGCTCGGCGCCGATAGAGTCACTGGTAGCGTGAAGATAACTGCGACTGCGCCAGACTGTTCAATCTCCGGCGATTTTGCTAATTGCGCACGGGGATCATTGCATTGGCACTTGCACGGGCGCTGTTTCGCGGGCGCGTGGCTGGCGGCTTTGCAACCGCAACATGATTCGTGCGTGGCCGGCGACGCTTTGCAGGCCGCGCAACATTCGGTCGGCAGAAAGGGAATCGCGCAACACCAGCGGGGCGGAAGCAAAAGCACGCCCACGACCAACAGCAGCGTTGCGGTTCTTAATTGACGCACGGCAGCAGTCTCCCTCGTCTGATTTGACTATACCTCGCCCGTTTGGGCGAGCCAATATCAAGGGATTTTCGACGAGTTTTGCATTGCCGACTTTTGCCGGAATGCCGGGGCGCGTGTTACTCGAGCGGTAATATTAAATCCTCGATTTCGCGTGCAGCTTCATCGGCGGCGAAGATGGGGGCCGCACGATGGCGCGCGGCGACGGCGTCGGCCTCGCGTCCCGCTAGCGAATACATATTCGCCAGGCTTTCCAAGGTCGTCGCCACGAAGATGTGTTTCGGGTCGCGAGCCTCGACGATGGTGATAGCCCGCTTGTAAGCGGGCTCGGCCTCGTCGTACTTCTTTTGATCCGTACAGGCGTTGCCTAGCTCTACCAGGGCGAACCATCGCGCCGAGTCGTCGGGCGTGGGCGACTTGTCTTGAACGGCGAGGATCTTGCGGCAGAGCCGCTCGGCCGCATCGGGTTTGCGCTGAGCTCTGCACGCAATGATCCAGTGTTGCAGGTTTGCGACGGCTCCAGGATCGTCCTCGCCTATGGTTTTGGCGAAGATGTCGTCGGCGCGGGCGAAGAATTCATTCGCTTTGTCGTGATTGCCCAAAGCCGTCTGCGCGTCGGCACGATCGGCGAGGCACATCGCGACAGTTGGATGCACGGCGCCTTTCGCCTTTTCGAGAATCGCTTGCGCGCGGTCGAGCAGCGCGTCTGCCTCGGGGTACTTTTCCTGGGCCTTGTTCACCGCGGCCAGAAAGTAAACGCTGCGCCCGACCTCGGCGTCGTCGGGCCCTAGCGCTTTCTCATACAATTTCACGGCGTCTTCGGCCGGCTGCTCGGCCTCGGCAAATTTGCCCCGAGCGAATAATTCCTCAACGCGGCTACGTAACAGCGACGCCTTTTCTAGTTCGACTTGCCGGTCGTTTGGTTGTGGTTCGCCGGCAGGGCACCAGCCCACCGCCCCGAGAGTGAACACGGCCACGATCAGCAGGAGGCGCACTGATCCAAAAGTTGATTTTGTGTGGCTCATCGTGGTTCCGATGCAATGTGACGGTTGCTGGCCACGGGTGTCGGGGGCCAGATGTGCGCTTCGGGAAAGTTTTTCTTCACCGTGCGGAAGTC is a window encoding:
- the rplT gene encoding 50S ribosomal protein L20 translates to MRTTKGAARTQAKKRLFKKVKGFRGGRGKLLRTAKETLVRAGVYAFRDRRVRKRDFRRLWIIRINAAVRERGLRYSEFIHGLEKAKIGLDRKSLSEMAIADPAGFDAVVAQVKAVLQAA
- the rpmI gene encoding 50S ribosomal protein L35 gives rise to the protein MPKQKTHKGSKKRFRVTATGKVMHRGTGTSHLATHISKKRRRKLRGTRTLAPMEATRIKEALRGYSY
- a CDS encoding tetratricopeptide repeat protein, with product MSHTKSTFGSVRLLLIVAVFTLGAVGWCPAGEPQPNDRQVELEKASLLRSRVEELFARGKFAEAEQPAEDAVKLYEKALGPDDAEVGRSVYFLAAVNKAQEKYPEADALLDRAQAILEKAKGAVHPTVAMCLADRADAQTALGNHDKANEFFARADDIFAKTIGEDDPGAVANLQHWIIACRAQRKPDAAERLCRKILAVQDKSPTPDDSARWFALVELGNACTDQKKYDEAEPAYKRAITIVEARDPKHIFVATTLESLANMYSLAGREADAVAARHRAAPIFAADEAAREIEDLILPLE